A stretch of DNA from Methylogaea oryzae:
ATACCGTTCCAGTAAGCCCACTGGGTGTCGGTGTCGATGTTCATTTTGATGACACCGTAGCTGATGGACTCTTGGATTTCTTCCGCGCTGGAGCCGGAGCCGCCGTGGAACACGAAGTTCAGGCTGTTGGCCGGCACGCCGAACTTCTCGGAGACGTGCTTCTGCGAGTTGTCCAGGATCTTCGGCGTCAGCTTGACGTTGCCCGGCGAGTACACGCCGTGCACGTTGCCGAAGGACGCGGCGATAGTGAAGCGGTGGCTGATCTTGCTCAGCTCCTCATAGGCGTAAGCCACGTCTTCCGGCTGGGTGTACAGGGCGGAGTGATCCATGCCGCTGTTGTCCACGCCGTCTTCTTCGCCGCCGGTGCAGCCCAGTTCGATTTCCAGGGTCATGCCCATCTTGGACATGCGCTCCAGGTACTTGGCGCAGGTTTCGATGTTTTCCTTCAGGCTTTCTTCCGACAGGTCCAGCATGTGGGAGCTGAACAGCGGCTTGCCGGTTTCGGCGAAGTGCTTTTCGCCCAGGTCCAGCATGCCGTCGACCCAGGGCAGCAGCTTCTTGGCGGCGTGGTCGGTGTGCACGATGACCGGCACGCCGTAGTATTCGGCCATCAGGTGCACGTGGCGTGCGCCGGACACCGCGCCCAGCACGTTGGGTTGCTGGCCTTCCAGCTTCAGGCCCTTGCCGGCGACAAATTGCGCGCCGCCGTTGGAGAACTGGATCACCACTGCGGACTGTGCCTTCGCCGCAGCTTCCAGCACGGCGTTGATGGAGTCGGTGCTGATGACGTTAACGGCCGGCAGGGCGAACTTGCCGGCTTTGCAGGCGGCGAATACTTTTTGTACGTCTTCGCCGGTGACGACGCCGGGTTTGACGATATCGGAGATTTTCTGAGACATATCGAATCCTGTATCAGCCTGAATTTAAGGTGGCCCAACATTATAGCAAAGGAAGCCTGCGCGGTCGCCGCCAAGGCTGCGGCGGGCCGGCTCTGCTAGAATGCCGGCATTTCGTTGTCGCTGCGAGCAGAATCCATGACCCTCAGGAAAACCCGTTTCGCCCCCAGTCCCACCGGCTTGATCCATATCGGCAATGTGCGCACGGCCTTGCTCAGCAAGCTCTACGGCGAAAGGTTTTTGCTGCGCATCGAGGATACGGACCAGGAACGCAGCCGCGAGGAGTTCGTGGAAGCGCTGATGGAAGACTTGCGCTGGCTGGGATTGGCCTGGGACGAAGGCCCTCATTCGGCGCGGGCGCAACCGGATTATCACCAGTCGCAGCGGGGCGCGATTTACGACGAGTTCTACCTGCGACTGGCGGAAGAGGGCTTGGCCTATCCTTGCTTCTGCAGCGCGACGGAGCTGGAGGTGGCGCGCAAAGTGCAGTTGGCCGCCGGCCAGCCGCCCCGGTATTCCGGTAAGTGCGGACGTTTGTCGAAGGACGAGATCGCCGCCCGCCGCGAGCAGGGGTTGGAGCCGACCCTGCGTTTCCGCGTGGCGAAGGACGCCATCGTTGAGTTCGACGACCTGGTGCGCGGCCCGCAGCACTTCGCCAGCAACGACATCGGCGATTTCATCATCCGCCGCGCCGACGGCTCCGCCGCGTTTTTCTTCTGCAACGCCATCGACGATTCCCTCATGGGCGTGACCCACGTGCTGCGCGGCGACGACCACCTCAGCAACACGCCGCGCCAGATCATGATCCTGCGCGCCTTGGGGCTGGCCGTGCCCCATTACGGCCACACCGCGCTGATCCTGGGCGACGACGGTTCGCCCCTGTCCAAGCGCAACGGCAGCCGCAGCATCCGCGAACTGCGCGAGGAGGGCTATATGCCCCTGGCGGTGAGCAATATGCTGGCGCGCCTGGGCCACCACTACGACAGCGAGGAACTGCTGGACATCCAAGCCCTCTCCAGCGGATTCCGCGTGGAGCATCTGGGCAAATCGCCGGCCCGTTTCGACCC
This window harbors:
- the fbaA gene encoding class II fructose-bisphosphate aldolase — translated: MSQKISDIVKPGVVTGEDVQKVFAACKAGKFALPAVNVISTDSINAVLEAAAKAQSAVVIQFSNGGAQFVAGKGLKLEGQQPNVLGAVSGARHVHLMAEYYGVPVIVHTDHAAKKLLPWVDGMLDLGEKHFAETGKPLFSSHMLDLSEESLKENIETCAKYLERMSKMGMTLEIELGCTGGEEDGVDNSGMDHSALYTQPEDVAYAYEELSKISHRFTIAASFGNVHGVYSPGNVKLTPKILDNSQKHVSEKFGVPANSLNFVFHGGSGSSAEEIQESISYGVIKMNIDTDTQWAYWNGIREFYKKNEGYLQGQIGNPEGADKPNKKFYDPRVWVRAAQVSMVDRLQQAFKELNALNTL
- the gltX gene encoding glutamate--tRNA ligase, producing the protein MTLRKTRFAPSPTGLIHIGNVRTALLSKLYGERFLLRIEDTDQERSREEFVEALMEDLRWLGLAWDEGPHSARAQPDYHQSQRGAIYDEFYLRLAEEGLAYPCFCSATELEVARKVQLAAGQPPRYSGKCGRLSKDEIAARREQGLEPTLRFRVAKDAIVEFDDLVRGPQHFASNDIGDFIIRRADGSAAFFFCNAIDDSLMGVTHVLRGDDHLSNTPRQIMILRALGLAVPHYGHTALILGDDGSPLSKRNGSRSIRELREEGYMPLAVSNMLARLGHHYDSEELLDIQALSSGFRVEHLGKSPARFDPVHLNHWQELAVRAADDEALWNWLLNDTRQRVPELRQSAFLDIVRSNCRFPLEAHQWATALFSDALERGAEVHDIATVAGEAFFQAAYDAAAAHPDNYEAFLEQLKQQSGAKGKGLFQPLRSALTGRLDGPELPKIYAIMEPHRLRMRLAEFARGAQ